GCTAAATTAGAAAATACATCATTAGATATAGAAGTTTTAAAAGGGGATTTAAATGATAAAAATTTTTTAGTAAAAGCCATTGAAGGGGTAACTGAAATAGTACATATTTATAACATTCATCATTCGAGAAGTATTATTGATGTAGCGCTAAAAAAGAATGTTTCTAAGGTAGTGCTAGTTCATACCACAGGAATTTATTCTAAATTTAAAGAAGCATCTGCTGGATATAAGCAAATTGAAGCAGATATACAAGAAACTCTACATATTGCTAATCATCCAATGAATGTAGTTATTTTAAGACCTTCAATGATTTATGGTGATCTTTGTGATCATAATATGAGTAAATTCATTAAACTAGTGGATAAGGTTAAATTTGTACCTATAATTGACAATGGAAACAGTTTGATTCAACCTGTTAATGCCAGAGATTTAGGGAAAGCCTATTATACAGCATTGACAAAGATAAACAAAAGTACAGATTACGATTTAACAGGGGATAGACCGATAACTTTGAAAGAAGCTTTAGAGTCCATAGCCTTGAATTTAAATAAAAAAATTCATTTTATTAGCGTACCTCTTTCTTTAGGTCTTATTGGTGCTCGAGTAGTTAAAACTTTATCATTAAGTAAAATAGATTTAATCGAAAAGGTGCAAAGAATGGCAGAAAATAGAAGCTATTCTCATGAAAAGGCAAAACAGGACTTTGCATATAAACCAATGACT
The sequence above is a segment of the Solibacillus sp. FSL H8-0523 genome. Coding sequences within it:
- a CDS encoding NAD-dependent epimerase/dehydratase family protein is translated as MLLVTGITGHTGQYFLKELIANDYIGKIRCLVRETTNIAKLENTSLDIEVLKGDLNDKNFLVKAIEGVTEIVHIYNIHHSRSIIDVALKKNVSKVVLVHTTGIYSKFKEASAGYKQIEADIQETLHIANHPMNVVILRPSMIYGDLCDHNMSKFIKLVDKVKFVPIIDNGNSLIQPVNARDLGKAYYTALTKINKSTDYDLTGDRPITLKEALESIALNLNKKIHFISVPLSLGLIGARVVKTLSLSKIDLIEKVQRMAENRSYSHEKAKQDFAYKPMTFEQGILEEIRQYKVKKSGESL